A genomic segment from Psychrobacter arcticus 273-4 encodes:
- a CDS encoding protein-disulfide reductase DsbD N-terminal domain-containing protein: MSIKTPKSKSTIMNKQSAKKPYLLAIATTALMTALSMTSVATQGAGLGELFSKNSAQQSKFLPVDKAFQVTSRTKAVTKGTQLSIVFNITPGHYVYKDKLTLSFPKGISAAPFTFSESPVSINDPTFGKVVVFTQKTIVATTMLTTKNGKAAKNVPVMIGWQGCAKAGLCYPPEKIKTTLNIAVKR; encoded by the coding sequence ATGTCTATCAAAACACCAAAATCGAAATCAACTATCATGAATAAACAATCAGCTAAAAAGCCTTATTTACTCGCCATAGCAACCACTGCTTTGATGACCGCTTTGTCAATGACGTCTGTTGCAACTCAGGGTGCAGGTCTGGGGGAATTGTTTAGCAAAAATAGCGCTCAGCAATCAAAATTTTTGCCAGTTGATAAGGCATTTCAAGTGACTAGCCGTACCAAAGCAGTGACTAAAGGCACCCAACTATCAATCGTCTTTAATATCACACCAGGTCATTACGTGTATAAAGATAAGCTGACCTTGAGCTTCCCAAAAGGTATTAGTGCTGCGCCATTTACTTTTAGTGAATCGCCCGTTTCCATTAACGATCCAACTTTTGGTAAGGTAGTAGTATTTACTCAAAAAACCATTGTAGCAACCACTATGCTTACGACTAAAAATGGTAAAGCGGCAAAGAATGTGCCGGTTATGATTGGCTGGCAAGGCTGTGCTAAAGCTGGACTGTGCTATCCGCCAGAGAAGATCAAAACCACGCTAAACATTGCAGTCAAACGTTAG
- a CDS encoding protein-disulfide reductase DsbD domain-containing protein, protein MSIKIAKSISSLKAVSTKNQSSNILPSVVNKSPKKSPKKSYLLALTIASSSLLTGLTATTMTTQAAGLGDLFSSNQSAGQSKFLSVDKAFQVTSSSKALKAGTQLSINFDITPEHYVYKNQLKLTLPAGVTAAPFTFSQTPVLIDDPTFGKVPVFDQANMVATTTLSSNKSINNAAVVIGWQGCAKAGLCYPPEKIKTTVNIAASSSQAAVNQDAVNQDTAADTKSVNNSNIVAISETLNATMIESGEAMASEAEQGLSEDEVIDYALLEDGSLEDELSAANTISGAATTNDTLAAADNLTNSDPFGLAKHPWLALGLLFLAGLGLALTPCVLPMLPIVANIVARQKNPTVKKGVILTTSYAIGVSIAYGILGAVIAIFGESLGIIGWLQNPIILISFAVIFVLLALYMLEVFTIRLPHFISSKMQGLSQAGDSKLGSAGGSLAAGFLSALVVSPCVSAPLFGALLAVSTIGNPLLGFAALFMLGFGLSAPLILIGATQGKIMPKAGEWMNWVKQGFALLLFAVALLLIERVFISSVMLLVWALWFMVVATWAWSWRGKGRMLSQAIGLIAGIWAATLVIGAALGNDDSLHPLASLSAAPMLVQSADGQAGAQNSTSNRSDEHITTLAELDVITAANPKVLVDLTADWCIECRIMDKNLFTNRPAQMQDWQLVRLDITETTADSKAILARYKLFGPPTLLYYQDGELLQKQVGEIGRAEFEQTLTALNK, encoded by the coding sequence ATGTCCATTAAGATAGCAAAAAGTATCTCGTCACTTAAAGCGGTATCCACAAAAAATCAGTCATCAAATATTCTGCCATCAGTTGTCAATAAGTCACCAAAGAAGTCGCCAAAAAAGTCCTATTTACTGGCACTGACTATTGCGAGTAGCTCGTTACTTACAGGACTGACTGCGACGACCATGACGACGCAGGCAGCAGGATTGGGCGATCTTTTTAGCAGTAACCAAAGTGCTGGGCAGTCAAAATTTCTGTCAGTGGATAAAGCCTTCCAAGTCACGAGTAGCAGCAAAGCTCTCAAAGCTGGAACCCAGCTATCGATTAATTTTGATATCACTCCAGAACATTATGTCTATAAGAATCAGCTTAAACTCACTTTGCCTGCTGGCGTTACCGCCGCACCGTTTACTTTTAGTCAGACGCCTGTCTTAATTGATGATCCAACTTTCGGTAAAGTGCCAGTATTTGATCAAGCGAATATGGTAGCGACCACTACTCTGAGTAGTAACAAAAGTATCAATAATGCAGCGGTCGTGATTGGTTGGCAAGGGTGTGCCAAAGCAGGACTGTGCTACCCACCTGAGAAAATAAAAACCACTGTCAATATCGCTGCAAGCTCGTCCCAAGCTGCTGTTAATCAAGATGCTGTTAATCAAGATACTGCTGCTGACACAAAGTCGGTAAATAATAGCAATATAGTCGCGATATCAGAGACGCTAAATGCCACAATGATAGAAAGTGGTGAAGCAATGGCTTCTGAAGCAGAGCAAGGGTTGTCAGAGGATGAGGTGATTGATTATGCCTTGTTAGAAGACGGCTCTTTAGAAGATGAACTTAGTGCTGCCAATACAATTTCTGGCGCTGCTACGACAAATGATACGCTAGCTGCCGCCGATAATTTGACTAATAGCGATCCGTTTGGCTTAGCTAAGCATCCTTGGTTGGCATTAGGGTTGTTATTTTTGGCAGGGCTTGGCTTAGCGCTTACGCCGTGCGTACTACCTATGCTACCTATCGTCGCTAATATTGTCGCCCGTCAGAAAAATCCAACGGTCAAGAAAGGCGTCATTTTAACGACTAGCTATGCAATAGGGGTCTCGATTGCTTACGGGATACTCGGTGCAGTTATTGCCATATTTGGTGAGTCGCTCGGTATTATAGGCTGGCTACAAAATCCAATTATCCTCATCAGTTTTGCGGTGATATTTGTTTTGTTAGCCCTTTACATGCTCGAAGTGTTTACGATTCGTCTGCCGCATTTTATCAGTAGTAAGATGCAGGGCTTAAGCCAAGCAGGGGATAGTAAGCTTGGTAGCGCTGGTGGTAGTTTAGCCGCTGGATTTTTATCAGCGCTGGTAGTATCGCCCTGTGTGTCGGCGCCATTATTTGGGGCATTGCTTGCCGTCTCAACGATTGGCAATCCGCTATTGGGCTTTGCTGCCCTCTTTATGCTAGGCTTTGGCTTGTCAGCGCCGCTGATTTTGATTGGTGCGACCCAAGGCAAAATTATGCCAAAAGCGGGCGAGTGGATGAACTGGGTCAAGCAAGGTTTTGCCTTATTATTATTTGCCGTGGCATTACTACTCATAGAGCGTGTCTTTATATCGTCAGTGATGCTGCTGGTATGGGCATTATGGTTCATGGTTGTGGCAACATGGGCATGGAGCTGGCGTGGTAAAGGTCGCATGCTGTCGCAAGCCATCGGTTTGATTGCCGGTATTTGGGCCGCTACTTTAGTGATTGGCGCTGCATTGGGTAATGACGATAGCTTACATCCGCTAGCTTCATTAAGCGCCGCTCCCATGCTAGTGCAGTCAGCTGATGGTCAAGCTGGCGCTCAAAACAGTACATCAAATAGGTCAGATGAGCATATCACTACGTTGGCAGAATTGGACGTTATCACCGCTGCCAATCCTAAAGTGTTGGTCGATTTGACGGCTGATTGGTGTATTGAATGCCGTATTATGGATAAGAATTTATTTACCAATCGCCCCGCACAAATGCAAGACTGGCAATTGGTACGACTTGATATTACGGA